The nucleotide sequence TCGCTCGCTTTTTTGACTCTCGTCTTATATCCTTTGGTTGGAACACCCCAGGGAGTCACCGGGTGCCGGCCACCTGAGGATTTCCCTTCCCCCCCTCCATGGGGATGATCCACTGGATTCATCGCGACACCCCGCACTCGGGGCCTTCTCCCTTTCCATCGATTCCGTCCAGCCTTTCCGACGCTCTGGTTTTCATGCTCAAGATTTCCAACCTGGCCGATGGTGGCCTTGCAATCCAGGGGGACCATTCGCACCTCCCCAGAGGGGAGCTTAAGGGAAGCATATTTCCCTTCCTTGGCCATCAGCTGTGCATGGCTGCCCGCCCCCCTGGCCAATTGTCCGCCGTGCCCCACATACAGTTCTACATTATGTACAGGCGTACCCAGGGGTATATCTCTAAGGGGAATAGCATTTCCCGTCTTGATTTCCGCCCCGGGGCCGGACATCACTTGATCTCCCACTTTCAAGCCATTAGGGGCCAAGATGTAACGTTTTTCACCATCAATATAATGAAGCAATGCGATTCTCGCGGATCGATTGGGATCATACTCGATACTCGCAACCCGGGCGGGTATGCCATCC is from Deltaproteobacteria bacterium and encodes:
- the rplB gene encoding 50S ribosomal protein L2 — its product is MAIKSYKPTSPGRRFQTCVTFDEITRRKPEKSLLKPLKKSGGRNTLGRVTARHRGGGHKRLYRIIDFRRDKDGIPARVASIEYDPNRSARIALLHYIDGEKRYILAPNGLKVGDQVMSGPGAEIKTGNAIPLRDIPLGTPVHNVELYVGHGGQLARGAGSHAQLMAKEGKYASLKLPSGEVRMVPLDCKATIGQVGNLEHENQSVGKAGRNRWKGRRPRVRGVAMNPVDHPHGGGEGKSSGGRHPVTPWGVPTKGYKTRVKKASDKLILKRRK